The following are from one region of the Leucobacter sp. Psy1 genome:
- a CDS encoding CoA transferase subunit A, with amino-acid sequence MATKLRDSAVDALAEVVRDGMTVAVGGFGLCGIPTNLIRALRETGVKDLTIVSNNMGVDGKGLGVLLENAQVSRVLASYVGENKLFASQYLDGTLEVEFVPQGTLAERLRAGGSGIPAFYTPTGVGTPIAEGKPVAEFDGQRAILERGIVADLALVRAYEGDAEGNLRYRLTARNFNPLAAMSGRVTVAEVEHLREGYLDPERIDTPGVFVQRTVVVEDPVKDIEQRTVRERKGA; translated from the coding sequence GTGGCCACGAAACTCCGAGACAGCGCAGTCGACGCGCTCGCCGAAGTCGTGCGCGACGGGATGACGGTGGCGGTGGGCGGATTCGGGCTCTGCGGTATCCCGACGAACCTCATTCGCGCGCTCCGCGAGACGGGGGTGAAGGACCTCACCATCGTGTCGAACAACATGGGCGTCGACGGCAAGGGCCTCGGCGTACTGCTTGAGAACGCGCAGGTCTCTCGCGTGCTCGCATCGTACGTCGGTGAGAACAAGCTCTTCGCATCCCAGTACCTCGACGGCACGCTCGAGGTGGAGTTCGTCCCCCAGGGCACCCTCGCCGAGCGTCTCAGGGCAGGTGGCTCGGGGATACCCGCCTTCTACACACCGACGGGCGTCGGCACCCCGATCGCCGAGGGCAAGCCCGTGGCCGAGTTCGACGGACAGCGGGCCATCCTGGAGCGAGGCATCGTCGCCGACCTGGCACTCGTGCGAGCATATGAGGGCGACGCAGAGGGTAATCTTCGCTACCGCCTCACCGCTCGGAACTTCAATCCGCTCGCGGCGATGTCTGGGCGGGTGACGGTCGCCGAGGTAGAGCACCTCCGTGAGGGCTACCTCGACCCGGAGCGCATCGATACTCCGGGGGTCTTCGTGCAGCGCACGGTCGTCGTCGAGGACCCGGTGAAGGACATCGAGCAGCGCACAGTGCGCGAGCGGAAAGGGGCGTGA